A single genomic interval of Roseomonas aeriglobus harbors:
- a CDS encoding DNA polymerase III subunit beta, producing MKATIERATLLKGLSHVQSVVERRNTIPILSNVLIDATGEGAIRLMATDLDLQVDETVPAAVDQPGTTTVSAHTLFDIARKLPEGSQVELTAAEGRLQIRAGRYNSSLPTLPRDDFPVIAEGELPTTFELPAETLKQIIDKTRFAISTEETRYYLNGIFLHVAEDGGAPVLKAAATDGHRLARVTVPRPDGAEAMPDVIVPRKCVGELRKLLDEVDGSVGVSLSGSKIRFDLGQAILTSKLIDGTFPDYSRVIPTANDKLLKLDPRSFEEGVDRVSTIASEKTRAVKMALDRDKITLSVTSPENGAAIEEVPGDYASMPFEIGFNSRYLLDILNQIQGDSVEVHLADAAAPTLIRENDKSPALYVLMPMRV from the coding sequence ATGAAGGCGACGATCGAACGCGCGACCCTGTTGAAGGGCCTCAGCCACGTCCAGTCGGTGGTCGAGCGGCGCAACACCATTCCCATCCTGTCGAACGTCCTGATCGATGCGACCGGCGAAGGCGCGATCCGGCTGATGGCGACCGACCTCGACCTGCAGGTCGACGAGACGGTGCCGGCCGCGGTCGACCAGCCGGGCACGACGACGGTCAGCGCCCACACGCTCTTCGACATCGCCCGCAAGCTGCCAGAGGGTAGCCAAGTCGAACTGACCGCCGCCGAAGGCCGCCTGCAGATCCGCGCCGGTCGCTACAATTCGTCGCTGCCGACGCTGCCGCGGGACGACTTTCCGGTGATTGCGGAAGGCGAACTGCCGACGACGTTCGAACTGCCGGCCGAAACGCTGAAGCAGATCATCGACAAGACCCGCTTCGCGATCTCAACCGAGGAGACGCGTTATTATCTGAACGGCATCTTCCTGCACGTCGCCGAAGACGGCGGGGCGCCGGTGTTGAAGGCAGCGGCGACGGACGGACACCGGCTGGCGCGCGTGACCGTCCCGCGGCCGGACGGTGCCGAGGCGATGCCGGACGTGATCGTGCCGCGCAAATGCGTCGGCGAGCTGCGCAAGCTGCTCGACGAGGTCGACGGCTCGGTCGGCGTGTCGCTGTCTGGCAGCAAGATCCGCTTCGATCTCGGCCAGGCGATCCTGACCAGCAAGCTGATCGACGGGACCTTCCCGGATTATTCGCGCGTCATTCCGACCGCGAACGACAAATTGCTCAAGCTCGACCCGCGCAGCTTCGAAGAGGGCGTCGATCGCGTGTCGACCATCGCCAGCGAAAAGACCCGCGCGGTCAAGATGGCGCTCGATCGCGACAAGATCACGCTGTCGGTGACGAGCCCCGAAAACGGCGCGGCGATCGAGGAAGTGCCCGGCGATTACGCGTCGATGCCGTTCGAGATCGGCTTCAACAGCCGCTATCTGCTCGACATCCTGAACCAGATTCAGGGCGATTCGGTCGAAGTGCACCTGGCCGATGCCGCGGCGCCGACGCTGATCCGCGAGAACGACAAGTCGCCGGCGCTGTATGTGCTGATGCCGATGAGGGTCTGA
- the rlmN gene encoding 23S rRNA (adenine(2503)-C(2))-methyltransferase RlmN: MHTASAAPMSIPGHIDPVPVPRPLPMRSDGRIDLLGLSRDDLKMALETAQLEPKQAKLRAKQLWHWIYNRGVTDFELMTDISKQLRPWLAQRFVISRPEVVTAQVSSDGTRKWLLRSDDGQDYEAVFIPDADRGTLCVSSQVGCTLNCRFCHTGTMRLVRNLTPAEIVGQVMLARDALGEWPSQPEGRMLTNIVMMGMGEPLYNFDNVRDALKLVMDGDGLALSKRRITLSTSGVVPLMARAGDEIGVNLAVSLHAVTKDVRDELVPLNKKYGIEQLLQACADYPGANNARRITFEYVMIKDKNDSDEEAHELVRLLKQFKLPAKVNLIPFNPWPGTDYETSTPERVRSFSNIVFEGGFSAPVRTPRGRDIDAACGQLKTNAERKSRADLDRLAEEKQAALG; this comes from the coding sequence ATGCACACAGCCTCGGCCGCCCCCATGTCCATTCCCGGACATATCGATCCCGTGCCCGTCCCCCGTCCTCTGCCCATGCGCAGCGACGGGCGGATCGACCTGCTCGGGCTGTCGCGCGACGACCTGAAGATGGCGCTGGAAACCGCGCAGCTCGAGCCGAAACAGGCGAAGCTGCGCGCCAAGCAGCTGTGGCACTGGATCTACAACCGCGGCGTCACCGATTTCGAGCTGATGACCGACATCTCGAAGCAGTTGCGCCCGTGGCTCGCGCAACGCTTCGTCATCTCGCGCCCTGAAGTCGTCACCGCACAGGTCAGCAGCGACGGCACGCGCAAGTGGCTGCTGCGCTCCGACGACGGCCAGGATTACGAAGCGGTGTTCATCCCCGACGCCGACCGGGGCACGCTGTGCGTGTCGAGCCAGGTCGGCTGCACCCTGAACTGCCGCTTCTGCCACACCGGCACGATGCGCCTGGTCCGCAACCTGACGCCCGCGGAGATCGTCGGCCAGGTGATGCTCGCCCGCGATGCGCTGGGCGAGTGGCCGAGCCAGCCCGAAGGCCGCATGCTGACCAACATCGTCATGATGGGCATGGGCGAGCCGCTCTACAATTTCGACAACGTCCGCGACGCGCTGAAGCTGGTCATGGACGGCGACGGCCTGGCGCTCAGCAAGCGCCGCATCACGCTGTCGACCAGCGGCGTCGTGCCGCTGATGGCGCGTGCGGGCGACGAGATCGGCGTGAACCTGGCCGTTTCACTCCACGCGGTGACGAAGGACGTACGCGACGAACTCGTGCCGCTGAACAAGAAATACGGGATCGAGCAGCTTCTGCAGGCTTGCGCCGACTATCCCGGTGCGAACAACGCGCGCCGCATCACGTTCGAATATGTGATGATCAAGGACAAGAACGACAGCGACGAGGAAGCGCACGAGCTCGTCCGTCTGCTGAAGCAGTTCAAACTGCCGGCGAAGGTCAACCTGATCCCGTTCAATCCGTGGCCCGGCACCGATTACGAGACTTCGACGCCCGAGCGCGTGCGGTCCTTCTCGAACATCGTGTTTGAAGGTGGCTTCTCCGCCCCGGTCCGCACGCCCCGCGGTCGCGATATCGATGCCGCGTGCGGCCAGCTGAAGACCAATGCCGAGCGCAAGAGCCGCGCCGATCTCGACCGATTGGCTGAGGAAAAGCAGGCGGCGCTCGGCTGA
- a CDS encoding sulfite exporter TauE/SafE family protein, with translation MPDVFLLALPFAAGCIGGAMNALAGGGSFATLPSLIAMGLPANIANATSNIALLPGAGASALAYRKELAPLGGVGWQVLALITFMGGLAGSALLVLTPGRAFDLIVPWLLLFAFLVMVFGKRASAWLHDRVTIGPRSLVAAQTVLGIYGGYFGGGVGLITTAVYGLLANITPRAMFAPRTLMLAVANFAAAFVFVWFDMVRWDAALPMLLGGIIGGWLGAALGKRLSPFAVRIWTLAVTAATTAVFFWRAYG, from the coding sequence ATGCCAGACGTCTTCCTCCTCGCCCTCCCCTTCGCCGCCGGCTGCATCGGCGGGGCGATGAATGCGCTGGCCGGGGGTGGCAGTTTCGCGACGCTGCCGTCCCTGATCGCGATGGGGCTGCCCGCGAACATCGCCAATGCGACGTCCAACATCGCGCTGCTGCCGGGTGCGGGGGCAAGTGCGCTGGCGTACCGCAAGGAGCTCGCGCCGCTGGGGGGCGTCGGCTGGCAGGTACTGGCGCTGATCACCTTCATGGGCGGGCTCGCCGGCAGCGCCTTGCTGGTGCTGACGCCCGGCCGGGCTTTCGACCTGATCGTCCCCTGGCTGCTGCTGTTCGCCTTTCTGGTCATGGTGTTCGGCAAGCGCGCATCGGCATGGCTTCACGATCGCGTTACGATCGGGCCGCGCTCGCTGGTCGCCGCACAGACCGTGCTCGGTATCTACGGCGGCTATTTCGGTGGCGGCGTCGGACTGATCACGACCGCGGTCTATGGCCTGCTCGCCAACATCACGCCGCGCGCGATGTTCGCGCCGCGGACCTTGATGCTGGCGGTCGCCAATTTCGCCGCCGCCTTCGTGTTCGTCTGGTTCGACATGGTCCGCTGGGACGCGGCGCTGCCGATGCTGCTTGGTGGCATCATCGGGGGCTGGCTGGGCGCGGCGCTCGGCAAGCGGCTCTCGCCCTTCGCGGTCCGCATCTGGACGCTGGCGGTGACCGCCGCAACGACGGCGGTGTTCTTCTGGCGCGCGTACGGCTGA
- the queC gene encoding 7-cyano-7-deazaguanine synthase QueC produces the protein MTSSDTVAVALISGGLDSMVSAARAREDGHRLFALSIDYNQRHQIELAAARRIAASLGAERHVVLPLDLSAFGGSALTADIDVPKGGVGEGIPVTYVPARNTIFLSLALGWAEAIGARDLYIGVNALDYSGYPDCRPEFIAAFEQLAELATKAGVEGAPFRIRAPLQNMTKAEIVVEAARLGLDAGISWSCYDPAPGGVHCGLCDSCRLRSKGFIDAGLPDPTVYAVQR, from the coding sequence ATGACATCTTCAGACACCGTTGCGGTCGCCCTGATTTCCGGCGGCCTGGACTCGATGGTTTCCGCCGCGCGTGCGCGTGAGGACGGTCACCGCCTGTTCGCCCTGTCGATCGACTATAATCAGCGTCACCAGATCGAACTCGCCGCGGCCCGCCGCATCGCCGCATCGCTCGGTGCCGAGCGCCACGTCGTCCTGCCGCTCGACCTGTCGGCGTTCGGCGGATCGGCGCTGACCGCGGACATCGACGTGCCGAAGGGCGGGGTGGGCGAGGGCATCCCCGTCACCTACGTGCCCGCGCGCAACACCATCTTCCTCAGCCTCGCGCTCGGCTGGGCCGAAGCGATCGGCGCGCGCGACCTGTATATCGGGGTCAATGCGCTCGACTATTCGGGCTATCCCGACTGCCGCCCCGAATTCATCGCCGCGTTCGAGCAACTGGCCGAACTGGCGACCAAGGCGGGTGTCGAGGGTGCGCCGTTCCGGATCCGCGCGCCGCTCCAGAACATGACCAAGGCCGAGATCGTGGTCGAAGCGGCACGACTGGGGCTCGATGCCGGCATCAGCTGGTCGTGCTACGATCCGGCGCCGGGCGGGGTGCACTGCGGCCTGTGCGACAGTTGCCGCCTGCGATCGAAGGGCTTCATCGACGCCGGCCTGCCTGACCCCACGGTCTACGCCGTCCAGCGTTGA
- a CDS encoding molybdopterin-dependent oxidoreductase, whose translation MILTRRQALVTAAGGLLAGCDRVASSDVGQRMLASGETGHRILQRALTDRTALAPEFRADQRSPFFRPNGTRNPNTPDYNASAANRFADWRIRIDGLVQRPLDLSIADLRAMPARAQITRHDCVEGWSAIGKWTGPRLKPILEFAGLRDDARYLVFHCADRLGGRPYYESIDLIDAFHPQTILAWMLNDRVLGVPNGAPVRLRVERQLGYKHAKYIQRIEAVASLDGVFGGKGGYWEDVAGYEWYAGI comes from the coding sequence ATGATCCTGACCCGCAGACAGGCATTGGTGACGGCCGCCGGTGGGCTGCTCGCAGGCTGCGACCGCGTGGCGTCGAGCGACGTCGGCCAGCGCATGCTGGCGTCGGGCGAAACCGGTCACCGTATCCTCCAGCGCGCCCTGACGGATCGCACCGCGCTGGCGCCCGAGTTCCGCGCGGACCAGCGCTCGCCCTTCTTCCGCCCCAACGGCACGCGCAATCCGAACACCCCCGACTACAATGCCTCGGCGGCCAACCGCTTCGCCGACTGGCGGATACGGATCGACGGGCTGGTCCAGCGCCCGCTCGACCTGTCGATCGCCGACCTGCGGGCGATGCCAGCGAGGGCGCAGATCACCCGCCACGACTGTGTCGAGGGGTGGAGCGCGATCGGCAAATGGACCGGACCGCGGCTGAAACCGATCCTGGAGTTCGCCGGTCTGCGCGACGACGCCCGCTACCTCGTCTTTCACTGCGCCGATCGGCTCGGCGGGCGGCCCTATTATGAATCGATCGACCTGATCGACGCCTTCCACCCGCAGACGATATTGGCGTGGATGCTCAACGACCGGGTGCTGGGCGTGCCCAACGGTGCGCCGGTCAGGCTGCGGGTCGAGCGGCAGCTGGGGTATAAGCACGCGAAATATATACAGCGGATCGAGGCGGTGGCGTCGCTCGACGGCGTGTTCGGCGGCAAGGGTGGCTATTGGGAGGATGTCGCGGGATATGAATGGTATGCGGGGATTTAG
- a CDS encoding CoA ester lyase, whose product MRLRSLLFVPGDRPDRMEKALASGADALILDLEDAVAPSAKDDARRAVADFLGGAGREMALFVRINPLDGGLADADLDAVAPARPDGWVLPKAEGSASVLDLDARLADRGDRTAPILPIATETPRAIFQIGSYADAPARLAGLTWGAEDLPAAIGAETSREEDGGYTPPYHMARALTLFGAAAAGVAPIETVYPAFRDTDGLAAYARRGARDGFTGMMAIHPAQVPVINAAFTPSAEAIARAKAIVAAFAAHPGAGALSVDGRMVDGPHLRQAEALLARAG is encoded by the coding sequence ATGCGCCTCCGCTCGCTGCTCTTCGTCCCCGGCGACCGGCCTGACCGGATGGAAAAGGCATTGGCGAGCGGCGCCGACGCGTTGATTCTCGATTTGGAGGACGCGGTCGCCCCGTCGGCGAAGGACGATGCCCGCCGCGCCGTTGCTGACTTCCTCGGCGGCGCGGGCCGCGAAATGGCACTGTTCGTTCGCATCAATCCGCTCGACGGCGGGCTGGCCGATGCCGACCTCGACGCCGTCGCCCCGGCCCGCCCCGACGGCTGGGTGCTACCCAAGGCCGAAGGCAGCGCGTCGGTGCTCGACCTCGACGCGCGTCTCGCCGACCGCGGCGACCGCACCGCGCCGATCCTGCCGATCGCCACCGAAACGCCGCGCGCCATCTTTCAGATCGGCAGCTATGCCGATGCGCCCGCCCGCCTTGCCGGACTGACCTGGGGCGCGGAGGACCTTCCCGCCGCGATCGGTGCGGAGACGAGCCGCGAGGAGGACGGCGGCTACACCCCGCCCTATCACATGGCGCGTGCGCTCACCCTCTTCGGCGCCGCCGCTGCCGGCGTCGCGCCGATCGAAACCGTCTATCCCGCCTTCCGCGACACCGACGGGCTCGCGGCTTATGCCCGCCGTGGTGCGCGCGACGGGTTCACCGGCATGATGGCGATCCACCCGGCGCAGGTACCGGTCATCAACGCCGCCTTCACGCCGTCAGCCGAGGCGATCGCCCGAGCGAAAGCGATCGTCGCTGCCTTTGCCGCCCATCCGGGCGCCGGCGCGCTGAGCGTCGATGGCCGAATGGTCGACGGACCGCACCTCCGTCAGGCCGAGGCGTTACTCGCCCGCGCAGGCTGA
- a CDS encoding class I SAM-dependent methyltransferase — MALIDTFFARAFRRGELTVIHPDGSRRTFGTADPDFPPVTIRLTRGVALQILRDPAVGAAEAFMDGRLTIEQGDIRGLLSMATASNMWERGSPALAGTALGRGLAALRFRLDRANMARRAKRNVAHHYDLSDRLYDLFLDADRQYSCAYFTDPANSLEQAQVDKKAHIVAKLAIQPGMRVLDIGCGWGGMALYIHAKTGADVTGITLSEEQLKVARRRADEAGVADHVRFELIDYRAMTGRFDRIVSVGMFEHVGTKHYRSFFARCRELLTDDGVMLMHTIGRAGGPGVTDTFTSKYIFPGGYIPALSEVARGYEGLRMYCTDIEVLRLHYALTLDAWYDRTVAAKDAIVALYDERFYRMWTYYLAGSMVSFRYGGLVNYQFQFARDRHALPITRDYMLEAEAALRG, encoded by the coding sequence ATGGCGCTGATCGACACCTTCTTCGCCCGGGCATTCCGCCGCGGCGAACTCACCGTCATCCATCCCGACGGCAGCCGCCGAACCTTCGGCACCGCCGACCCGGACTTTCCGCCGGTCACCATCCGCCTGACCAGGGGCGTTGCCTTGCAGATCCTGCGCGACCCGGCGGTCGGTGCGGCCGAAGCCTTTATGGACGGCCGGCTGACCATCGAGCAGGGCGATATCCGCGGCCTGCTCTCGATGGCGACCGCCAGCAACATGTGGGAACGCGGCAGCCCGGCACTGGCCGGCACCGCCCTCGGCCGCGGGCTGGCCGCGCTGCGCTTCCGGCTCGACCGCGCGAACATGGCGCGGCGGGCGAAGCGAAACGTCGCTCATCACTACGACCTGTCGGACCGGCTGTACGACCTGTTCCTCGACGCCGATCGCCAATATTCCTGTGCCTATTTCACCGACCCGGCCAACAGCCTGGAGCAGGCGCAGGTCGACAAGAAGGCGCACATCGTCGCGAAACTGGCGATCCAGCCAGGCATGCGCGTGCTCGACATCGGTTGTGGCTGGGGCGGCATGGCGCTTTACATCCATGCCAAGACCGGCGCCGACGTGACCGGCATCACCTTGAGCGAGGAACAGCTAAAGGTCGCCCGTCGCCGCGCCGACGAAGCGGGCGTCGCCGACCATGTCCGTTTCGAGCTGATCGACTATCGGGCGATGACCGGCCGGTTCGACCGCATCGTCTCGGTCGGCATGTTCGAGCATGTCGGCACAAAACACTATCGCAGCTTCTTCGCCAGATGCCGCGAGTTGCTGACCGACGACGGCGTGATGCTGATGCACACCATCGGCCGCGCCGGCGGGCCCGGCGTCACCGACACCTTCACCTCGAAGTATATTTTCCCCGGTGGCTACATCCCGGCGCTGAGCGAAGTCGCCCGCGGCTATGAAGGCCTCCGGATGTATTGCACAGACATCGAGGTGCTGCGGCTCCATTATGCGCTGACGCTCGACGCCTGGTACGACCGCACCGTCGCCGCGAAGGACGCGATCGTCGCGCTGTACGACGAACGCTTCTACCGCATGTGGACCTATTACCTCGCCGGATCGATGGTCAGCTTCCGCTACGGCGGCCTCGTCAACTACCAGTTCCAGTTCGCCCGGGACCGCCACGCCCTGCCGATCACGCGGGATTACATGCTGGAGGCGGAGGCCGCACTGCGGGGCTGA
- a CDS encoding histidine phosphatase family protein — protein MTPRRTRAGRDFVARHGETVYNRAGRMQGDHPHTPLTRAGFAQADAMGAALRALLGPRPKLTMWASTAGRALQTLAVIAEHLELDWHQARTDARLVEIGMGTWSGRYYRDLIPEVGAFVDREQGLYTRPPEGGEWYDAIAMRVSGWLDATDDDPGDRLVIMHGMSSRVLRGVMTGQDVLPGFDAPVAPALPQGSIALIEHGRETVVHRGSGAHETPT, from the coding sequence ATGACTCCACGACGCACCCGCGCCGGGCGTGACTTCGTCGCGCGGCATGGCGAGACGGTCTACAACCGTGCAGGCCGGATGCAGGGCGATCACCCGCATACGCCGCTGACCCGCGCCGGATTCGCCCAGGCCGATGCGATGGGCGCGGCGCTTCGAGCGCTGCTCGGGCCCAGGCCGAAGCTGACGATGTGGGCCTCCACTGCCGGCCGCGCGCTGCAGACGCTTGCCGTGATCGCCGAGCATCTCGAGCTCGACTGGCACCAGGCGCGCACCGACGCGCGGCTCGTCGAGATCGGCATGGGGACGTGGAGCGGCCGCTATTACCGCGACCTGATCCCCGAAGTGGGGGCGTTCGTCGACCGCGAGCAGGGCCTGTACACACGACCGCCGGAGGGCGGCGAATGGTATGATGCCATCGCGATGCGCGTCTCCGGCTGGCTCGACGCCACCGACGACGATCCCGGCGACCGGCTGGTCATCATGCACGGCATGTCGAGCCGCGTGCTGCGCGGGGTGATGACGGGCCAGGACGTCCTTCCCGGTTTCGATGCCCCTGTCGCCCCGGCGCTTCCGCAAGGCTCGATCGCGCTGATCGAGCATGGCCGCGAAACGGTCGTCCACCGCGGCAGCGGCGCGCACGAGACGCCGACATGA
- a CDS encoding cytochrome b/b6 domain-containing protein: MTSEPAPAVPATGPIIRRHALATRLWHWVTAVSVIILLGSGLMILNAHPHLYWGRYGANFDPAWFHVGWVFEGGRVPGWLTIPQSYNLALARQWHLLFALVLAFALLAFMVVSLINRHFQRDLRVRARELAPRVLAHDVREHLALRFHDPADPRAYNIFQKLSYVFVIFVALPGLIFTGLAMSPGMNAAWPWLLDVLGGRQSARSIHFIFAVAIGLFIIVHLALVLLAGVWNEVRSMVTGKWRVPE, translated from the coding sequence ATGACCAGCGAACCTGCCCCCGCTGTCCCGGCGACCGGCCCGATCATCCGCCGTCACGCGCTGGCGACGCGGCTGTGGCATTGGGTGACGGCGGTCAGCGTCATCATCCTGCTCGGCAGCGGACTGATGATTCTCAACGCCCATCCGCATTTGTACTGGGGCCGGTACGGCGCCAATTTCGACCCTGCCTGGTTCCATGTCGGCTGGGTGTTCGAGGGCGGTCGCGTGCCCGGCTGGCTGACGATTCCCCAGAGCTACAATCTGGCGCTTGCCCGGCAATGGCACCTGCTCTTCGCGCTGGTGCTCGCCTTCGCGCTGCTGGCCTTCATGGTCGTCAGCCTGATCAACCGCCATTTCCAGCGCGACCTGCGCGTGCGGGCGAGGGAACTGGCGCCGCGTGTGTTGGCGCATGACGTGCGCGAGCACCTGGCTCTGCGCTTCCATGACCCGGCCGATCCGCGCGCCTACAACATCTTCCAGAAATTGAGCTACGTCTTCGTCATCTTCGTCGCGCTGCCGGGGCTCATCTTCACCGGGCTCGCCATGTCGCCGGGCATGAACGCGGCATGGCCGTGGTTGCTCGACGTGCTTGGCGGGCGCCAGTCGGCCCGGTCGATCCATTTCATCTTCGCCGTCGCGATCGGCCTGTTCATCATCGTGCACCTCGCGCTCGTCCTGCTCGCGGGAGTGTGGAACGAGGTGCGGTCGATGGTGACCGGCAAGTGGCGAGTCCCCGAATGA
- the recF gene encoding DNA replication/repair protein RecF: protein MLSRLILTDYRNHAATTIDATPGFVVLAGDNGAGKTNVLEAVSLLAPGRGLRRAALSAIARVDGSGGFGVAATLASGDEIATGTLASAPERRIVRINGAAATATALAERISILWLTPAMDRLFVEPASERRRFLDRLVLALAPAHAHHSARYEAAMRQRNRLLADEVPADPDWLTALEAAMAEHGAAIVNARRTTVDALNARLADAPGGFARAGLAIDGGEEDDLARRLGEGRRRDAAAGRTLIGPHRSDLIVTHLDKGQTAAISSTGEQKALLFGIVLAHAALVADRTGRAPVLLLDEVAAHLDPQRRAALFEALSGIGQVWMTGTESTLFASLPQGATRLHVESGRIARTLTGV from the coding sequence ATGCTCTCCCGCCTGATCCTCACCGATTATCGCAACCACGCCGCGACGACGATCGATGCCACGCCGGGGTTCGTCGTGCTGGCGGGCGACAATGGCGCGGGGAAGACGAATGTGCTGGAGGCGGTATCGCTGCTCGCGCCCGGTCGCGGGTTGCGACGGGCGGCGTTGTCGGCGATCGCGCGCGTCGACGGCAGCGGCGGCTTCGGCGTCGCAGCGACATTGGCGAGCGGTGACGAGATTGCGACGGGCACGCTCGCGTCCGCGCCCGAGCGGCGGATCGTGCGGATCAATGGCGCCGCTGCCACCGCGACGGCGCTGGCCGAGCGGATCAGTATCCTTTGGCTGACCCCGGCGATGGACCGGCTGTTCGTCGAACCGGCGTCCGAGCGTCGCCGGTTCCTCGACCGGCTGGTGCTGGCTCTGGCGCCGGCGCATGCCCATCACTCTGCGCGCTATGAAGCGGCGATGCGCCAGCGCAACCGGCTGTTGGCCGACGAAGTACCCGCCGATCCCGACTGGCTGACGGCGCTGGAGGCGGCAATGGCCGAACACGGCGCGGCCATCGTCAATGCCCGGCGAACGACGGTCGATGCACTCAATGCGCGGCTGGCCGACGCACCGGGCGGCTTCGCGCGGGCCGGGCTGGCGATCGATGGCGGGGAGGAGGACGACCTTGCCCGCCGACTGGGAGAGGGGCGTCGCCGCGATGCCGCGGCCGGGCGAACCCTGATCGGGCCGCACCGCAGCGATCTGATCGTCACTCACCTCGACAAGGGGCAGACGGCGGCGATCAGTTCGACGGGCGAGCAGAAGGCGCTGCTGTTCGGCATCGTTCTGGCCCATGCCGCGCTGGTCGCCGATCGCACCGGACGCGCGCCGGTCCTGTTGCTCGATGAAGTCGCCGCGCACCTCGATCCGCAGCGCCGTGCCGCGCTGTTCGAGGCGCTGTCAGGCATCGGCCAGGTCTGGATGACGGGGACCGAATCCACCCTGTTCGCCAGCCTGCCGCAGGGAGCGACCCGGCTGCACGTCGAATCCGGTCGAATCGCGCGGACACTAACGGGCGTTTAA